A segment of the Micromonospora sediminicola genome:
AACTCGCCTGGATCGCCGAGAAGTTCACCGAGTGGGCCGACCCGCGTTCCACCATCAGCGCGGACCGCATCCTCACCGACGTGTCGCTCTACTGGCTCACCGGCACCGCGGCGTCCTCGGCCCGACTGGTCCGGGAGAGCGCGCTCGGCGGACCGCCCGCGCCCTGCCCGCCGCCGGTGGGCGTCGCCGTCCTCCCGCACGACATCACCCGGTCCGTCCGCCCGCTCGCCGAACTGACGTACCGGATCCGGCACTGGAGCGAGTTCGACCGTGGAGGCCACTTCGCCGCCCTGGAGGTGCCGGACCTGTTCGTCGCGGACGTCCGCGCCTTCTTCGACGACCTGCGGTGAGCGCGCGGCAGGCCGGCCCGGGGACCTCCCGGGCCGGCCGATCCCGCCGCTCAGGCCAGGGCGGCGGCGAACATCCCCGCCTCGTACGCCCCGCCGCGCTGGTGCACGATCACCGCGAACCGGTTCGCCGCGTTGATCAGGCCGACCAGGCAGACCAGCACCGCGATCTGGTCGTCGTCGTAGTGCTCGCGCACCCGGGCCCAGGTCTCGTCGGACACCCCCTGGTGGGCGTCGGCGAGCCGGGTGCCCTCCTCGGCGAACGCCAGCGCCGCGCGCTCCGCCTCGGTGAAGACGGTCGACTCGCGCCAGGCGGCGACCAGGTGCAGCCGGACCGCGCTCTCCCCGGCGGCCGCCGCCTCCTTGACGTGCATGTCGATGCACCAGCCACAGCCGTTGATCTGGCTGGCCCGCAGCGACACCAGTTCCTGGACGGCGTGCGGCAGCGGCGACTGCTGGAGCACCAGGCCCGCGTTGGCGAACCGCTTCATGAACTTTGCCGCGGTCGCGTTCTCGAACAGGTTGATTCGGGTCTCCATCGTTCCGACCTCTCTGCTGGGGTGGTGTCGGACGACCACGAGATGCCGGTCGCCGCGCCGGCGTGACAGCCTGGCCCGGTGACCACCGACACAGCGACGGGACGTCACACCGCGCCTTCGGTCGGCGTCTGGTGGGGAACGCAGCCGAGCAGCGAAGGAGCCAGCCATGGC
Coding sequences within it:
- a CDS encoding carboxymuconolactone decarboxylase family protein; this encodes METRINLFENATAAKFMKRFANAGLVLQQSPLPHAVQELVSLRASQINGCGWCIDMHVKEAAAAGESAVRLHLVAAWRESTVFTEAERAALAFAEEGTRLADAHQGVSDETWARVREHYDDDQIAVLVCLVGLINAANRFAVIVHQRGGAYEAGMFAAALA